AACCCATCACCGGacccttctctcccttctctctctgtcGCTCTCTCTGTCCGAGCTCTCTCTGTCGCCGTGGGTCGTCGCCACTTTGCTGCTCTTGCCGTGGGTCGTCGCCGCTTCTTTGCTCCTCGCCCTGGGTTGTCGCCGCTTCTCCCCTCGTCATTTCTGCTTCTCCCCTCCTCGCTGGCGTCGTTTCTGCTTCTATGCTCCAAACTGTGTCTCACTGTCGTTGTTTCTCTTCGCGTGGAGTCTCGCAGTCAAAGCGACTACCTTTCGTCGTGTCTCAAGTCTCTAGTCTCTGCTTCAACCCTCTCAGGTCTCAGGTCTCAGGTCTCAAGTCTCTTCTTCTCTGCTTCAAGCCTTCAAGCCTCTCAGGTCTCAAGTCTCAGTCTCTAACTCTCCCTGTTTCTATCTCCCTGACTCTATCCctctgaaatttgaaatttattctGATCATGCATATGATGTATATTGATTATTCTGCTGAATTTTGAGATATTaatgttttgaatttttatttgaattcagtcCGTTCAAATTGAATTAATTCTGCTGAGATTGAGTTATAAATtcaattgtttaatttattaattcggCTGAGATTGGTTTTTAAATTCAATCTGTTGTATTTGTTTTGGTGAATTGTTGTTTTGCTGttattgattcaaaataaaaacatTGCCACAACTCTGTATTGAATTTACTATATGGCTTCATATGATTTGGTTGAATTATGCTTGTGATTCTTAGGTTGGATACATGTTTTGGATGTCTTGGAGAATGCTTGATTGACTAACAGAAATTTACATATGGGagagttaattttttaataaattttattatatatttaattaaaccggttcaacCACGGTTCAATTCcggttgaaccattgaaccattgaaccagttaCTTAACCGGTTCAATGActggtccggttctcgcaaccttggttgTAACTTCAAGACCTTCAAGTGAATGAATGGAATAATTAAAATGTGGTTGGAAAATTCAAATGGAAACTATGAAAACCTTTGTTTTTGCTTTGTCATTGCTGAACTTGAGTTTAAATCAAGAACTATGTTTTTATTTGTTGAACTTTGAATTTTGTTAGTTATTGTGTTGTATGATTGCAGTTTATGAAATTTAACGTTGTTACTTCTCATatattggtattttttttttcattttattggCTGAAAATAGCATAAAAACAGGTTTTTAGTACATCAAATATGATTTGGACATGTTAGGATTTTAAACTAgttttaaaaaccaaaaaatccgaaccaaaccaatccAATTAAATTCGGTACGATAGGATCAGATGGTTTTTCCTATCAAAACCGAGCCAATTCGCATCACAAATACCCCTGGTTCCTGCCATCTGCTCCAATCTGCTATTTCCGCTGTCTCTCTAAGCTGTTTTCGATTAGTCTTATACATCTCCACACTTCAATTTCAGATCCCCAACAACCGTCGCAAAATGACTCGCCAAGGAGCTTATAAAGAAAGCGATGACATGCTCATTGATGAACCAAAACTGCCTCAGCAAGGCCAAATCGCGGCCCTTCCTAATGAGTTCAACCCCAGTTATCTGAAAATATATTACAGTAACTTAATTTCTCTTCCTATTTCATTATTCCTAAAATTtcataataattatataattatgcttattcattgatattttggaccTCAGGTAAGCTGTTTCCTCATGCTGATTTATATAGATGGATGTCATACGGCAACGGTAAGCTTAAATTCCATTCTACCAGTCTACTGTCATAATCTtttcttttaatcttttttatatttttgtttttgtatttgtaGATGGGAAGCATCCTGCTTGTGATTCATCTTACTTGGGACGAAGGGAATTCTCGTACACCCTAGATAACGATATATTTGTGCGCTACAATACCTTCAATAGTGCCACCGAACTTGAAAACTCCATCAAAGACAAGTGCCCGTTAAAGATAGATATTGGACCCATCTACAACCTCAACGTAAGATATGAAAGCTTGTttcttttaattctctcttaATCCTGAAGGATATTGATgcatatatttttgaattcactAAATAGTCTGTGTTAAGATTCATGGTTATTCAGTGGAAATAATAGAGTAACTACTAACTAGACAAAAGAGAGAAAGATGATATTACTGATTGTGTGAATTGTTGGGTGTTGTGACCAGAGAAATAAGCAACATATAGGGGAGTAATAAATATAGCACACCAACTCATAAATACCCCACCTAAAATCTGTAATGTAGGATACTTTTGGAAGAATTCTGATGTCTATTTTAAATGTATTACAGCCTGCACATAGGAATGCTTATGCTGGAGATAATGTTCTCACTCCGGTTGAGAGGGAGCTGATTTTTGATATAGTAAGAAGCTCTTCAAATTAAAATGTACTTGTGAGTTTTTCTACTTCTTTGTGGGATTCTTAACATTTGTTGGTTAATTATCATGTGTAGGATATGTCAGATTATGATGATGTTAGATACTGCTGCTCAGGTGCTGATGTTTGTCTCAATTGCTGGCCATTAATGACTGTAGCTGTCAAAGTAATAGATACTTCCTTAAGAGGTAATTTTGTGCATTTTATACATACTGTGAAAGACTGAAAGCTAGCGTAGAATTTGTGATTTATACATTGTTTGAAATGAAAGTGCGAGACTAAAGTTGTCTCTTTGGCCTTTACTAACATTTACTTGTGTATACTACTATTGTATATCCCTCTATTGTCTATGCACCATTCTTTGTGCTGTCAGATAGGGGTGTTCAAGACCCAGCTCGACCTGAAACCCGGCCCAGACCCGAGGCATATTTTGTTGGGTTTGCTTTTTTTTACCCAGTGCTATATTAGGGCCGGTTCCAGGTCTAACTAAACTCGGCCTGGCCTGGCCGATGTGCACCCCTACTGTCAGATAGTTATTTGGAAGTAATGTCTTCTGATGCACTCAAGCTTAATTATTGTGTTGATTTATTCTTTCAGATGACTTTGGGTTTAGACATATTCTCTGGGTATATAGTGGTCGGCGTGGTGTACATTGTTGGGTCTGTGATAGAAAGGCAAGACGGTGAGGCCATGAGACACTATATAGTTAAAACTTGTTTTTGGTTTGGTTTGGCTACTAAGGGCCATAAACATATTTTCAAATGTTACCATTACACTTACAGGTTGTCTAATGAGCAGAGAGCAGCAGTTGCGGACTATTTTCGTGTCTACAAGGTATGATAGTTTTGTACTAATAATCTAGTTTACGAGTCATGTATTAAGTATATCTTTGATTTATATTCTTTCCAGGGAAATGAAAATAACTATAAGAAGGTTTCCTTGATGGGTCAAGTTCTGCATCCCTTTCTGGCGTAAGTTCGATAGTGAATAACTGACCTTCCTAGCTAAATCCATAATTCAATGTCCTGAATAACATTTCATATCTGTAGGAGATCATATACTGAAGTTCTCAAGGAATATTTTGAGACAAAACTGCTTACAAGTCAAAATTTACTTTCTAGCGAGGAGAGATATGAAAAGATCCTAGAGATGATTCCTGATCAATGTATTTTTCTCCTATCACTGTATGATGATGCTTGTGGATTTCCTGCTATCATCTGGCATATAATGAGTAAATTGTATTTGCAGCTATTGCTTCTGAACTTCGAGGAAAGTGGCAAGAAAGTAGGCGGTCTTCTAGTGCAAAAGAAGACATTAATATTGTTCGATGGGAGCAGCTTAAACAGTTGCTGCAAAAACATAAGGTATGGAAGTCTCATTTGTATTGAGGCATGCTGTTTTTTTGGGAGCAATTGGTTAATGGCATCAAATATGTGCAGCTATGACTTTCTTGAGTAATTAGATGCTTCATTGTACAAACTAGATACTGatatttttattgttgttgttgttttcctttGCGTTTCCATAGGCACAAGGGGTGCGTAGGTGTGTTGAAGAGATTGTGTTCACCTATACATATCCTAGGCTTGATATGGAGGTTCGTCTAATATTTGGCATTCTTTCCCCATGTATTCTTGTTGATGGTTTTCATATTGGCTTCGAACTTATGCATTCATATTTATTCCTCAGTCCTCATAACACAATTTTCTTTACTTATTTGGCTGGACGTATTTATATTTTAGGTTTCTAAACATATGAACCATTTGCTCAAAGCACCCTTCTGTGTGCACCCAAAAACAGGTATGTTTTCCATATCAACTTTTTCTTGATAGCAAGTTGTTGATTTAAGTGTCTATTGACTCTTAAgtcatatttttgtttttaatttgtaattgctATAAGAATATTAAAAGAGAAAATTTATCCTCCTTTGTTTCGGGTTAGATAGTGCATCGTCCCTATGAAAATAGGGATAAGTGTGTTAGTTAGTTAGGGCTTATAACATGCCATGGCTATTTCTTCCTTGTAGGCCGTGTTTGTGTCCCCATCAACCCAAATAATTGTGAAGAATTTGATCCCACGACGGTGCCAACCCTTATCCAGGTACAACTACAATGACTATCTTCTTACTTAACTAAAATATGCACACTATAATGGTTATCTTCATCCTTCTGGAAAGGAGGGTTGGATTTATTTTGCCAACTATTTGCCAAACTTGAAATATGAGGAGTATTCTATAAATAGTTGAATACTTGGGAATTGCTGCACTTTAATGTTGTCTCTTCTGGTCCCACCCTTTACTAATGCAATTTACCATGTGGAAGTGGTTGAACTGAAAAAAATGCTTGAACTTATTCACATTACTGATTACTCCATTTGGATGATGTATGTTTAATATttgtgaaaattttaaaattgcagCTTTTGGAAGAGCTGAATAGGGAGGGCTTGAGGTCTGATGTTGAAGGAGGTTTGTTTGATACTCTGACAATACTTAGGTTTCTTTCTGGTAGAATTTTTGCATGTCATGGCAATAATTAGTTTTCCATGCATATAATTATTGTTCTATTTTTACAtcttgttcaagaatcaagatttTCCCAACTAATGGCTTTCGTCACCTTGACTTATGGCAGAATGGAATAAAACTTCACTTGCAAATGCCATCAAGCTCTTTAGGTCATCCTTCCTTCAGCCATTACTGAAAATTTGCAAGGTTTGAATCAGTTCTTCATTCTCTATTAAGTATTACCTATTTCTAGCTTGACAACAATGTGGCACGTTTTAAAATGCTTTTGGAATGTCTGCAAAAATGAGAGAGGAAACGCAAGTTGCATTTTGTTTCTTGTGCATTGCTAACTGTGAAATAATATTCAGGAGGAAATGGAAAGCTCCTATAATGCGAAACTACAGCAGTCGAAGAATCTCCTTAGTTGGTAGTCTCACTTCCATGATTGGCCATGTTCCTTTTGGAAGCCCATTTGAATTTAAATGGGGGTCAAGTCATTCTTGAGAACATGTAAGCTATAACACAAGCATTGATAAATTATGTATAGTCGTTGAATTTCGATATTATTATTTTAGGCTTCATCGGATAGGAGTTAGTATGGGATTGTATTTGGATGCTTCATCATAAGGACGTATGAAAGGGAAGGGAGATTCTGGGTTTCAGGTCTATGTAATGTAATGCATAACTCAATTACAAGTTATAACATAGATGCGTGCATGAGATACTAGTTCCATTTACAAGTTATAACTTATAACACAGATGCTTACATGAACTACTAGTTTCTTTTTCACCATAGTATATGACCTGTAAATGGGTCCTAGACATGCTTTACTATCATCTTAAACTCGAATGAATGATTTATGATGTAGGATTTTGGAAGAATGCGCCATATGCCATATGGATTATTATTTTTGTATAGACATTTAACCTAATTTATATGTGGGAAGTGTTGGATTAAAGACCACACTAATTGCAACAGAAAATAGCtgctaaaaaaatttataaaaattttagatattaaaaattgggatttttttatttaaattaggaAAAACAACCATTTGTATCCATGAACTTTACGAACGCCGACAAAAGTACCCATTAAAAAAGGAAACTAACGAAACTAACGTTGTATCCATCAAAGATGGATTCCGTACAATAAAAGTACCCAAATTATGAATTtatgttgattttttaataaaattttaaaattacctTCATCCTTTATCTTCAACCCCTCCTCTCTTCTTTTCCAAATCTCAAAACACCTCCATTGCCATTACTTTAACCACCTTCTATTCTCTACTACTCTATTAACCACTACTGTCGCCATTTTTTCACGCTGACAATGACAAAGACAACAACAAGGCAACCAGGCAATCCATCCGTTCCCACGCAACGCTAGATGGAGAAGCTCCGGAAGTGAGACTGAACTGAGATCCAGTGCGCAAGGTCTTGTGGTGCGATTCAACTCCTCCTAGGTCCACTTCAAGCTCATGGACTCCATGGAAAAAGGTACTATATTTACAACAGTACACATTacaaatttattatataattaacGAAGTTGAACTTTCTCATTCTCCCAAATCACCACCATCATGTGCAAGATTCCTGTGTTACTCACATGCGACCCCACCAAAGCAATCTTGCCAAAGTTTCAATTTTTAGCATCCAAAGGTGCTTCTCCTTCTGACATTGTATTGAAAGTGATGGAGAAAGGGTGGTGATGGTAATGGCGGTAATAGAGTGTTGATAGGATTTGAGATTGAAAAAGTGATGATGAGAAGTAAAATTAAATGTTAGagtgaagttgttgtttatggctGTGACAGTGGAGAAGGAGGAAGATGAGGCTGACGGTTGGTGACGGTGGCGGTGATGATGGTATTGGTGAAGGAGGTGGTAAAATTGATGAAAAGAATAAAGAGAGGGTTGAAATTTGCTGAAAGGGGTATTGAGATTAGGGTTAGAAAAATAGTAATTTTGGATTTTTAGGTATTGAGATTAGGGTTTTTAGGCAATGAAAGTGTTTGAGGtttgagaaagaagagaggaggcGTTGAAGATAATGGTGAGGGGTAATTctgtaattttattaaaaagtcaatataaatttaggatttggatacttttgtcgtACGGAATCCATCTTTGATGGATACAACATTAGTTTCCTTCTttaatgggtacttttgtcagcattcgtaaagttcatgggtacaaatggttgtttttcttttaaattaaatatagtATTTACGAAAATAAATAAATGTTGAAGTAATTACAAAAATACATTCTCAGTCACATTTCGAATAGAGGGTCTTTATTGAAAATGACCACATCTTAGATGCACAGACCCTATTTTGTGATAGAGTTTTTACGGGTCATATATCTCAGATacaactgtacttgcaacgctattttcACTATAAATTTTTAATCAGCAAATTTCCGCCCGTCAGGGTCGGTGCATTCGAGATATGCGCGATTGTGTATATAAGTCACAGCATCCGGGAAGAACGTGGATTATAACAATTTTTTTCCAGTTTTGTGAGCTTTTGGACGTGGGAAATCGAGTTCCTTGACAACATATGACCCCCCGATAATATTTTCGCGAAGGAGACATCAATAGATTGAATAATATTTAGCACGTAGCTGGAGCATTGGACTTTGAGGTTGGTagtttaacatttttttattgttaGTAATGAGGCAAGCAATGCATTCGTGAATCGTACCTGGGAGACACTCTTGCAAAGCTTGTAAGAGCGCAGGAATCCTGTTATACGACTCTTCCCAGTTGCTATAGATCTTGGCAATTgctttctgctttgccatccACACCTTTCGATACGAGGGCTTGAAATGGTAACTCTGATGGACAACACTTTGCAACACTAGGATAGACACCGATAGGTCAGTCTTTATCATAAGTAACATGACCTTGCAAATCAAACCACTATTCAGCTGAGCATGCCCCGAGACATGGTAGGTGCCAGACAGGTATGTGATCCACCGAACCGACGTACCTCCCTGCAAATTTCGCTCGGATGTCAACATCATgcataacaaaaaaaaactaaCGTATAGAGTCTAATGCATCCAAAATATAACGTAAAATATACGAGTAATTCAAGTTCTGTCGTAATGCCACACGAAGACTCCATGGACAACCATTGGTAAATTGCTTGCATCAACAATGATATTTAAGCCTATCTGACTCCAGAACTCTGTACCTCGCATTCCGTCGAATACTATAGTTCTTCACCGCCATTAGAACTGCTTCTCGGTTCCTGAACCGATGCCCAACTTGGAATTCCACCCCACCGTCCGTGTTGTAATCCTCCCCGTTTCCAGGGTTCAAAAGATTGTCCGCCTGCATTGCATCCAAGTTCAACGTCTGATAATGGCTAGGACCATCTGATAGTCGAGGAATGGCCAAAGAGGGAGACAGCAGAAACCTACCAACACCATCGCTGGGAGTCTCTGGTACAAACTCATCTTCGGACGCTATATCGCTTGATGACCTGGACCCGGCAACATAGGTTGAATCGCCCTTACTGTTGTCCTCGTCGGCACTACCATAAGGCTGGGCATAGTGGATCGGTACCGCCTTGAGCGGCACAACTTCAGGAGTCGAAAGAGACAGCCCACCACTAACAACTACGTTACGGATCGCAGCATACAACTCCATCACATGTTGTGGGATCAGCCGTGCATGTACGTTGAACATTACCCTCACATGCTGATCCCCATCAATCCAAAATAACCAGTTGGTAAATCCACCGTTCGGAAGCACATTCAGAAATCTATATGCAACCTGCCCAACCTCTTTTGTTCCTACTCCTCCCATATTGCTAAGACTAGGAGAGGCTCTAAAAATTTTGATCATGTTGTCAAAAAAAGacttccaatcgattgaattttgagaAAACACATATTGTCGTGCGAAACTCAATTGATTGTATTACACTTCCAAgggattgaattttgaaaaaactaTTGTCGTGCAAAATTTAATAGATTGTATTATacttccaatcgattgaattaccaACAAATACGATTTTTCTAGCTTTTACGGATCAAGG
The DNA window shown above is from Arachis ipaensis cultivar K30076 chromosome B08, Araip1.1, whole genome shotgun sequence and carries:
- the LOC107612946 gene encoding DNA primase small subunit isoform X3; the encoded protein is MLQPKIPNNRRKMTRQGAYKESDDMLIDEPKLPQQGQIAALPNEFNPSYLKIYYSKLFPHADLYRWMSYGNDGKHPACDSSYLGRREFSYTLDNDIFVRYNTFNSATELENSIKDKCPLKIDIGPIYNLNPAHRNAYAGDNVLTPVERELIFDIDMSDYDDVRYCCSGADVCLNCWPLMTVAVKVIDTSLRDDFGFRHILWVYSGRRGVHCWVCDRKARRLSNEQRAAVADYFRVYKGNENNYKKVSLMGQVLHPFLARSYTEVLKEYFETKLLTSQNLLSSEERYEKILEMIPDQSIASELRGKWQESRRSSSAKEDINIVRWEQLKQLLQKHKAQGVRRCVEEIVFTYTYPRLDMEVSKHMNHLLKAPFCVHPKTGRVCVPINPNNCEEFDPTTVPTLIQLLEELNREGLRSDVEGGLFDTLTILRFLSEWNKTSLANAIKLFRSSFLQPLLKICKEEMESSYNAKLQQSKNLLSW
- the LOC107612946 gene encoding DNA primase small subunit isoform X1, whose amino-acid sequence is MFAWNCNCCFVIAGCWLLSCTTILFLVNHFRCISKLQLPLPVLFEFQNMLQPKIPNNRRKMTRQGAYKESDDMLIDEPKLPQQGQIAALPNEFNPSYLKIYYSKLFPHADLYRWMSYGNDGKHPACDSSYLGRREFSYTLDNDIFVRYNTFNSATELENSIKDKCPLKIDIGPIYNLNPAHRNAYAGDNVLTPVERELIFDIDMSDYDDVRYCCSGADVCLNCWPLMTVAVKVIDTSLRDDFGFRHILWVYSGRRGVHCWVCDRKARRLSNEQRAAVADYFRVYKGNENNYKKVSLMGQVLHPFLARSYTEVLKEYFETKLLTSQNLLSSEERYEKILEMIPDQSIASELRGKWQESRRSSSAKEDINIVRWEQLKQLLQKHKAQGVRRCVEEIVFTYTYPRLDMEVSKHMNHLLKAPFCVHPKTGRVCVPINPNNCEEFDPTTVPTLIQLLEELNREGLRSDVEGGLFDTLTILRFLSEWNKTSLANAIKLFRSSFLQPLLKICKEEMESSYNAKLQQSKNLLSW
- the LOC107612946 gene encoding DNA primase small subunit isoform X2, translated to MFAWKLLSCTTILFLVNHFRCISKLQLPLPVLFEFQNMLQPKIPNNRRKMTRQGAYKESDDMLIDEPKLPQQGQIAALPNEFNPSYLKIYYSKLFPHADLYRWMSYGNDGKHPACDSSYLGRREFSYTLDNDIFVRYNTFNSATELENSIKDKCPLKIDIGPIYNLNPAHRNAYAGDNVLTPVERELIFDIDMSDYDDVRYCCSGADVCLNCWPLMTVAVKVIDTSLRDDFGFRHILWVYSGRRGVHCWVCDRKARRLSNEQRAAVADYFRVYKGNENNYKKVSLMGQVLHPFLARSYTEVLKEYFETKLLTSQNLLSSEERYEKILEMIPDQSIASELRGKWQESRRSSSAKEDINIVRWEQLKQLLQKHKAQGVRRCVEEIVFTYTYPRLDMEVSKHMNHLLKAPFCVHPKTGRVCVPINPNNCEEFDPTTVPTLIQLLEELNREGLRSDVEGGLFDTLTILRFLSEWNKTSLANAIKLFRSSFLQPLLKICKEEMESSYNAKLQQSKNLLSW
- the LOC107612946 gene encoding DNA primase small subunit isoform X4 — its product is MTRQGAYKESDDMLIDEPKLPQQGQIAALPNEFNPSYLKIYYSKLFPHADLYRWMSYGNDGKHPACDSSYLGRREFSYTLDNDIFVRYNTFNSATELENSIKDKCPLKIDIGPIYNLNPAHRNAYAGDNVLTPVERELIFDIDMSDYDDVRYCCSGADVCLNCWPLMTVAVKVIDTSLRDDFGFRHILWVYSGRRGVHCWVCDRKARRLSNEQRAAVADYFRVYKGNENNYKKVSLMGQVLHPFLARSYTEVLKEYFETKLLTSQNLLSSEERYEKILEMIPDQSIASELRGKWQESRRSSSAKEDINIVRWEQLKQLLQKHKAQGVRRCVEEIVFTYTYPRLDMEVSKHMNHLLKAPFCVHPKTGRVCVPINPNNCEEFDPTTVPTLIQLLEELNREGLRSDVEGGLFDTLTILRFLSEWNKTSLANAIKLFRSSFLQPLLKICKEEMESSYNAKLQQSKNLLSW